The Brassica oleracea var. oleracea cultivar TO1000 chromosome C6, BOL, whole genome shotgun sequence genome includes a region encoding these proteins:
- the LOC106299070 gene encoding uncharacterized protein LOC106299070 has translation MHRSCTKLIQGLCKIEQLDAAAAVDVFSYTLDNNFKLMPRVCNYLLSSPAGFQRVCLGWEVISGNLILPFGGDGEAHLRYLSSFRAFMQGLNTEYERLDKNQSTQSAVVHGMGTESNMVEQVSKHCS, from the exons ATGCATCGAAGCTGTACCAAATTGATTCAAGGACTCTGCAAAATAGAACAACTTGATGCAGCGGCAGCGGTAGATGTGTTCTCATACACTCTGGATAACAACTTCAAGCTGATGCCTAGAGTTTGCAACTACCTCCTAAGCTCTCCTGCAGG CTTTCAACGTGTTTGCCTTGGTTGGGAAGTCATTTCAGGGAATTTGATTCTACCATTCGGAGGAGACGGAGAAGCTCATCTGAGATATTTGAGTTCCTTCAGGGCATTCATGCAGGGATTAAATACCGAGTATGAGAGATTGGACAAGAACCAGTCTACTCAATCAGCTGTTGTACATGGGATGGGCACAGAGTCAAATATGGTGGAACAAGTCTCTAAACATTGTTCTTAA